In Saprospiraceae bacterium, the sequence TATAAAGTATTCTATAGCTGGCATACGACGAAGCTGTTTTCTCAATCTGTGATACATCTCTTGTTTGAGCTTAAAATCATTTTCTTTTATCTGATTCAGCACGGCTTCTTTATCTTCCACATTGTATATGCTGAGATAGATACGGGCAAGTTGCAGATCAGTAGCGACTTTTACCTGTGTTACTGTGACCAGTGGCTTATTTCCATAGATGTTAAACCCCTCCTGGATGAGCACATAAGAAAAATTTCTTAGGATGAGCTCTGATACCTGTTGCTGTCTTTTTGATTCCATAGTATTACATTTTAAAGCATTGGTGTGAGCGTATCCAGCAAAGATACGAGTACCCGAGCCAATAATTTCCTTTCAAATTCATAATGTTATACTCACTATCCGTCTAAAATTTCATACCAATCGACAGCTCACTGAAACCACAATTTTTATCTTCACACTTATCCGCTATACTTGTGTGAGAAAAACAAAGTACTATTCGTGCGATTTACAGTAGATTACCTCGACAGCCCCATTGAATATCTTAAAGGCGTGGGACCTGCCAAGGCAGCCTTATTACAGACAGAGTTAAATATTTTTACTTTCAGAGACCTGTTATTTGCGTTTCCATTCAGGTATATTGACAGATCTATAGTGACCAAAATCAGCCAACTCCAGGAAGATGGAGCTGCAGTCCAAATAAAAGGCAGATTAAGCAACCTCACTTTGTCAGGTCCTAAATATCAAAAAAGGATTAATGCTAACCTAACCGATGGATCAGGCACTATTCAATTGGTTTGGTTTCAAGGTGCAGCCTGGCTGGAGAAATCGCTTATACCCGGCGAAGAGTATCTTATCTATGGCAAAGCCAATCGAAGTGGCTATGCATTTTCTATGGCACATCCGGAAATGGAGCTGGTGAAGGATATCAAACGACTACCGGGTCTCGAACCAGTCTACAACAGCACAGAAAAATTAAATGCTAAAGGACTTGACTCGAGAATGCGACGCAAAAGTATCGCTGGGCTATTTGAAAAATTACCTGCCAATGCTTTCCCGGAAACGCTTCCAGCTTATATTATCCAACGGTTCAAGCTTTGTGGCAGCAGTGAATCCTTAAAATGGATTCACCTGCCATCTTCTAATATGGAGCTAGATCAGGCCATACTGAGAATAAAATTTGAAGAACTATTTTTTCAACAATTAAAACTGCTCTCAAACAAATCTTATCGCAAGCAACATGCTAAAGGGCCGATCTTCAAGGTAGTAGGTCAATTATTTAATGAGTTTTTCCATCAACATCTCCAATTCGAACTGACCAATGCACAGAAACGGGTAATCAAAGAAATCAGGAATGATACTGGGGGCGGAATTCAAATGAATAGGCTTTTGCAAGGAGATGTGGGCTCCGGTAAGACGATAGTCGCTTTGATGGTCATGTTACTTGCATTGGACAATGGATACCAGGCTTGTCTCATGGCGCCTACCGAAAT encodes:
- the rbfA gene encoding 30S ribosome-binding factor RbfA: MESKRQQQVSELILRNFSYVLIQEGFNIYGNKPLVTVTQVKVATDLQLARIYLSIYNVEDKEAVLNQIKENDFKLKQEMYHRLRKQLRRMPAIEYFIDETLDEMYRVEELFQKLEANQLKAPITSPKD